The Coleofasciculaceae cyanobacterium genomic interval CAGAAAGTATTGATTTACTGCTATATTTTTGGTTTGAGTTGATATTATTGAGCGGGGGAGAAGAAATAGCTGCCTTCTTCCCACTCTAATCTCTAATAATTAGTAATCGATCAATGTATATGAATTACTTTAAGGCAATAACTCGATTAGGGGATACGTCTTCGGCATCAATAATTGCTTGTCTTGCCCAGCGATCGGCAGCTAAAATATCTTCTAAACTGGGTTGAGATGTATTTTGACTAGTAAAGCGATCGCAGACAATCTCAATGAGACGGGGAATATCTAAAAAGCCGATCTTTTCAGTTAAAAATAAGGCTACAGCCTGCTCGTTAGCAGCGTTTAGTACTGCTGGCATCAATCCTCCTTCTTTACCCGCAGCATAAGCTAACTGCATACAGGGATATTTTTGATGGTCTGGTTCGCGGAAAGTCAGATCTCCTGCTTTAACTAGGTCTAACTGCTCCCAATCAGTGTAAATTCGCTCCGGCCAAGACAAAGCATAAAGCAGTGGTAATCGCATATCAGGCCAGCCTAACTGAGCTAACACCGAGGTATCTTGCACTTCTATCAATGAATGAATAATGCTTTGAGGATGAATTACAATATCAATATTTTCGTAGTCAAGATTGAATAAATAATGAGCCTCAATTACTTCTAACCCCTTATTCATTAAGGTTGCCGAATCGATAGTAATTTTTTGTCCCATTGACCAGTTAGGATGTTTAAGGGCATCTTTTACGGTCACCGAGCTTAATTTCTCGACAGGCAAGTCGCGGAACGAACCGCCCGAAGCCGTTAAAATAATGCGTCGTAAGCCATCGGCGGGGACACCCTGAAGACACTGAAAAATTGCTGAATGTTCGGAATCGGCGGGGAGAAGTTTAACTCGATGTTTCTTGACTAAAGGCAATACTACAGGCGCACCTGCAATCAGGGTTTCTTTGTTAGCCAAGGCAATATCTTTTCCAGCTTCAATAGCAGCAATGGTAGGGAGCAAGCCAGCACAACCGACAATTCCTGTAACGACGCTCTGCGCATCACCATAACGAGCCACTTCACAAATACCTGCCTGACCAACTAATATTTGGGGCTGAGCGGAACAATCAGCGATCGCCTCATTTAATTCAGCTAATTTAGCTTCATTTCCCAAGGCAACTATTTCGGGTTTGAAGGTACGTATTTGTTCGGCGAGGAGGGCAACATTGCTTCCTGCTGCTAAACCCACTACTCGAAACCGATCTCGATGATGAGTAACAATATCCAGGGTTTGCGTCCCAATAGAACCAGTCGAACCTAAAATAGTAATTGCTTTCATGATGTCTTTTAATATAGCGATCGATATCTGCTCTTACTATAAATTCTCAGGTGAAATATTGTTAAGGTTTTTTTTGTTTTTGAACTGTTTTGACTCAAAACTAAGAATTAGCAAGATCGAGTTGTCTTGGAATCAAAAAACCACGGTAATCTCTTGAGACTCAATCGACCATTAGGAGGATCGCGCAACTATAACGATCGCTATAGAATTAGAAAACAATATTTGTCTAACTATAATTATGGATCGGATACAACAGCTGAGAACTCTCCAGAAAATTCGCAGGATTGCTAATCTTTTAGACACAGCGATCGGCATACCTGGAACTAAATTTCGCATCGGGCTAGATCCCATTTTGGGTTTAATACCTGGAGGAGGAGATTTAATTACCGCTGGAATTTCTGCTTATATGGTTTTCCTGGCAACTCGTTTTGGATTAGAAAAGCCAGAAATAGCTAAGATGGTCAAAAATATTATGCTGGAAACCACAATTGGTTTTATTCCCATAGCTGGAGATCTTTTTGATGCTTACTTCAAGGCTAATATTCGCAATCTAGAGATTTTAGAACGGCATCTTGCCAAAACAGAAAATCAAGATTTAACTAGCGAAAATCCCGATCCAGTTACGGTTACTACCACGATCAGTCATTAGGAGGATGTAGTTAATTAAAAGTTATGTCACGTTTGAAGATAAAAGTCAGAAATTACTAATCATCTAGAAATTAATCCTAATGCTTCAAGGAATAGAACTAATCGACTGTGCCAAGGCCAATGCTAAACAAGGAGTGGCGATCGCCGCCAAACAATCTGGATACGGTCAAAATATCGGTTTGTTTGTCGAAAATCTGCACAAAGCTTGTCAGCAAATTGGCGTTAATATTGATGAACTTGAGGATTTAATTACCGATCAACAGATCGCTAAAGAGGAGAGAAAGGTAATGGACGTAGCTCCAGAGAGCGTTTCAGACCTATAAAGGGCTTCGCCCTAGCTAATAAGCTATTAGCTTAAATCAAATACTGTTATGTAACTGTAAGGCGAATTATCAGTCACAAATGATAAATTACACATAGTCAGCATAGCGATCGCTTTGGCTATTATTTTCATTGGCCTCAGCAGGCAGATAGTCGTTATACTTGTCCTGATTGTAATGATAAATAGTACGAATCGGATAAGGGATGCTAATGCTGGCCGCATCTAATGCTGACTTGATTGCCATAATCGCCTCAGTCTGCACCTGTCTTACCTGTTGTTGCCTGGGTTTTGTCCAGTAGCGTACAATTAGGTCGATCGAACTATCACCAAATCCAACTAAATCAATTTCGGGAATCGGTTTATTTAGAACTCCCTCTACTCGTTCGATTGTTCTTTGTAAAATCTGTTTAGCTTCGGTTAAAGAAGTATTGTAATCAACTCCAACTGCTAAATCGCTGCGACGCTTACTATATGCAGTACGTACACGAACAGCACTGGTGAACAACTCGGAATTTGGCATTAAGATCCTTTCTCCTGTGTAAGTGCGAATCATCGTAGTCCGAATATCAATCTGTTCTACTGTACCTTCGTAATCGCCAACCACAATCTGATCGTCAATGCGAAATGGTCTTTGAATTAAAATTAGAATTCCTGAAAGAAAATTCTTGAAGATGTCTTGAAAAGCAAAACCAATGGCTACCGAACCTAACCCGAGGGTGGCAATAATATCTCCTAAACGTAAGCCAGGGAAGGCAACCACGCAGGC includes:
- a CDS encoding DUF4112 domain-containing protein; amino-acid sequence: MDRIQQLRTLQKIRRIANLLDTAIGIPGTKFRIGLDPILGLIPGGGDLITAGISAYMVFLATRFGLEKPEIAKMVKNIMLETTIGFIPIAGDLFDAYFKANIRNLEILERHLAKTENQDLTSENPDPVTVTTTISH
- the dxr gene encoding 1-deoxy-D-xylulose-5-phosphate reductoisomerase, whose product is MKAITILGSTGSIGTQTLDIVTHHRDRFRVVGLAAGSNVALLAEQIRTFKPEIVALGNEAKLAELNEAIADCSAQPQILVGQAGICEVARYGDAQSVVTGIVGCAGLLPTIAAIEAGKDIALANKETLIAGAPVVLPLVKKHRVKLLPADSEHSAIFQCLQGVPADGLRRIILTASGGSFRDLPVEKLSSVTVKDALKHPNWSMGQKITIDSATLMNKGLEVIEAHYLFNLDYENIDIVIHPQSIIHSLIEVQDTSVLAQLGWPDMRLPLLYALSWPERIYTDWEQLDLVKAGDLTFREPDHQKYPCMQLAYAAGKEGGLMPAVLNAANEQAVALFLTEKIGFLDIPRLIEIVCDRFTSQNTSQPSLEDILAADRWARQAIIDAEDVSPNRVIALK
- a CDS encoding mechanosensitive ion channel family protein, with translation MSQILDTIFNSLRDLLGSAVKVFPAIITALIIVMLTRYAAKFAKNVADQVGQKTLKSKSLQSLLHKAANITTWIVGVVLACVVAFPGLRLGDIIATLGLGSVAIGFAFQDIFKNFLSGILILIQRPFRIDDQIVVGDYEGTVEQIDIRTTMIRTYTGERILMPNSELFTSAVRVRTAYSKRRSDLAVGVDYNTSLTEAKQILQRTIERVEGVLNKPIPEIDLVGFGDSSIDLIVRYWTKPRQQQVRQVQTEAIMAIKSALDAASISIPYPIRTIYHYNQDKYNDYLPAEANENNSQSDRYADYV